The Pseudomonas chlororaphis subsp. piscium genome contains the following window.
CTCAACAGCGGCCGGCTGCTGATCAACCTCAAGCCGCATCGCGAGCGCGACCTCAGCGCCACCGAGGTGATTGCGCGGATCCAGCCCCAGGTCGACCAGTTGGTGGGCATCCGCCTGTTCATGCAGCCGGTGCAGGACCTGACCATCGAGGACCGGGTCAGCCGCACCCAGTACCAGTTCAGCATGTCGTCGCCGGATGCCGACCTGCTGGCCCTGTGGAGCGGGCGCCTGGTGGATGCCCTGGCTCACCGGCCGGAACTCACCGACGTCGCCAGCGACCTGCAGGACAAGGGGTTGCAGGTGTACCTGGTGATCGACCGCGATGCCGCTTCGCGCATCGGCGTCTCGGTGTCGAACATCACCGACGCGCTGTACGACGCCTTCGGCCAGCGGCAGATTTCCACCATCTACACCCAGGCCAGCCAGTACCGCGTGGTGTTGCAGGCCCAGGCTGGGGAAACCATCGGCCCGCAGGCGCTGGAACAGATCCATGTGAAGACCGCCGACGGCGGCCAGGTGCGGCTGTCGAGCCTGGCCCGGGTCGAGGAGCGCCAGGCGCAACTGGCCATCGCCCATATTGGCCAGTTCCCGGCGGTGATGATGTCGTTCAACCTGGCGCCCGGTGTGGCCCTGGGCGAGGCGGTGAACGTCATCGAGCAGGTGCAGCGGGACATTGGCATGCCGGTGGGCGTGCAGACCCAGTTCCAGGGCGCGGCCCAGGCGTTCCAGGCTTCGCTGTCGAGCACCTTGCTGCTGATCCTGGCGGCGGTGGTGACCATGTACATCGTGCTCGGGGTGCTCTACGAGAGCTACATCCACCCGATCACCATTCTCTCCACGCTGCCGTCGGCGGCGGTGGGCGCCTTGCTGGCGCTGATCCTTAGCGGCAACGACCTGGGCATGATCGCGATCATCGGCATCATCCTGCTGATCGGCATCGTCAAGAAGAACGCGATCATGATGATCGACTTCGCCCTCGACGCCGAACGCAACCAGGGCATGGCCCCGGAGCAGGCGATCTACCAGGCGGCGCTCCTGCGTTTCCGGCCGATCCTGATGACCACCCTGGCCGCGCTGTTCGGCGCCGTGCCGCTGATGCTGGCCACCGGTTCCGGCGCCGAACTGCGCCAGCCCCTGGGCCTGGTGATGGTCGGCGGCCTGTTGCTGAGCCAGATCCTGACCCTGTTCACTACGCCGGTGATCTACCTGTACTTCGACCGCCTGGGCCGGCGCTGGCGTTCGGCGCCTGAGCCCGCGGAGTCGGTAGAGCAGCCATGAACCTGTCCGGACCCTTTATCCGCCGGCCGGTGGCCACCATGCTGCTGAGCCTGGCGATCATGCTGCTGGGCGGCGTCAGTTTCGGCCTGCTGCCGGTGTCGCCGCTGCCGCAGATGGACTTCCCGGTGATCGTGGTCCAGGCCAGCCTGCCGGGGGCCAGCCCCGAGGTGATGGCGTCCACCGTGGCCACGCCCCTGGAGCGTTCCTTCGGCGCGATCGCCGGGGTCAACACCATGAGCAGCCGCTCCAGCCAGGGCTCGACCCGGGTCATCCTGCAGTTCGACCTGGACCGCGACATCAACGGCGCGGCGCGGGAAGTGCAGGCGGCGATCAATGCTTCGCGCAACCTGCTGCCCAGCGGCATGCGCAGCATGCCCACCTACAAGAAGGTCAACCCGTCCCAGGCACCGATCATGGTGCTGTCGCTGACCTCCGATGTGCTGGAGAAGGGCCAGCTCTACGACCTGGCCTCGACCATCCTGTCCCAGAGCCTGTCCCAGGTGTCCGGGGTGGGCGAGGTGCAGATCGGCGGCAGTTCGCTGCCGGCGGTGCGTATCGAGCTCGAGCCGCAACTGCTCAACCAGTACGGCGTGGCCCTCGACGATGTGCGCAAGACCATCGCCGAGGCCAACGTGCGCCGGCCCAAGGGTTCGGTGGAGAACAGCGAGCAGATGTGGCAGGTGCAGGCCAACGACCAACTGGAGAAGGCCAAGGACTACGAACCGCTGATCATCCACTACAAGGATGGCGCGGCCCTGCGCCTGAAAGACGTGGCCAAGGTCAGCGACGGCGTCGAGGACCGCTACAACAGCGGTTTCTTCAACGACGACGCGGCGGTGCTGCTGGTGATCAACCGCCAGGCCGGGGCCAACATCATCGAGACGGTCAACGAGATCAAGGCGCAGCTGCCGGCGTTGCAGGCGGTGCTGCCGGCCAGCGTCAAGCTCAACCTGGCGATGGACCGCTCGCCGGTGATCAAGGCCACCCTGCACGAGGCCGAGATGACCCTGCTGATCGCCGTGGCCCTGGTGATCCTGGTCGTCTACCTGTTCCTCGGCAATCTGCGCGCCTCGCTGATCCCGACCCTGGCGGTGCCGGTGTCGCTGGTGGGCACCTTCGCGGTGATGTACCTGTATGGCTTTTCCCTGAACAACCTGTCGCTGATGGCGCTGATTCTCGCCACCGGGCTGGTGGTGGACGACGCCATCGTGGTGCTGGAGAACATTTCCCGGCACATCGACGAAGGCATCGCGCCGATGAAGGCGGCTTACCTGGGGGCCAAGGAAGTCGGTTTTACCCTGTTGTCGATGAACGTCTCGCTGGTGGCGGTGTTCCTGTCGATCCTGTTCATGGGCGGGATCATCGAAAGCCTGTTCCGCGAGTTTTCCATCACCCTGGCGGCGGCCATAGTCGTGTCCCTGGTGGTGTCCCTGACCCTGACCCCGATGCTCTGCGCCCGCTGGCTCAAGCCCCATGTGCCGGGCCAGGAAAACGGCTTGCAGCGCTGGAGCCAGCGCACCAACGACTGGATGGTGGCGAAATACGCCAGCAGCCTGGATTGGGTGCTGCGCCACAAACGCCTGACCCTGCTCAGCCTGTTTGTGACCATCGGCGTCAACATCGCGCTGTACGTGGTGGTGCCCAAGACCTTTATGCCGCAGCAGGACACCGGCCAGTTGATCGGTTTCGTGCGTGGCGACGACGGCCTGTCGTTCACCGTGATGCAGCCGAAGATGGAGATCTTCCGCCGCGAAGTGCTCAAGGACCCGGCGGTGGAGAGCGTGGCCGGCTTCATCGGCGGCAGCAACGGCACCAACAACGCCTTCATGCTGGTGCGCCTCAAGCCGATCAAGGAACGCAACATTTCCGCGCAGAAGGTCATCGAGCGCCTGCGCAAGGAAATGCCCAAGGTGCCCGGCGCCCAGCTGATGCTGATGGCCGACCAGGACCTGCAGTTCGGCGGCGGCCGCGAGCAGACCACCTCGCAGTATTCCTACATCATCCAGAGTGGCGACCTGGGGGCGTTGCGCGAGTGGTACCCGAAAGTGGTCACCGCGCTGCGCGCCTTGCCGGAGCTGACCGCCATCGACGCCCGCGAAGGGCGGGGCGCCCAGCAGGTGACCCTGGTGGTCGACCGCGACCAGGCCAAGCGCCTGGGCATCGACATGAACATGGTCACCGCGGTGCTCAACAACGCCTACAGCCAGCGGCAGATTTCCACCATCTACGACAGCCTCAACCAGTATCAGGTGGTGATGGAGGTCAACCCGAAATACGCCCAGGACCCGGTCACCCTCAACCAGGTGCAGGTGATTACCGCCGATGGCGCGCGGGTGCCGCTGTCGACCATCGCCCATTACGAGAACAGCCTGGAAGACGACCGGGTCAGCCACGAAGGCCAGTTCGCCTCGGAAAGCATTTCCTTCGACATGGCCGAAGGGGTAACGGTGGAGCAGGGCACGGCGGCCATCGAACGGGCGATCGCCAAGGTCGGCATGCCGGAAGACGTGATCGTCAAGATGGCCGGCACCGCCGACGCCTTCGCCGCGACCCAGAAGAGCCAGCCGTTCATGATCCTTGGCGCGCTGCTGGCGGTGTACCTGGTGTTGGGCGTGCTTTATGAAAGCTACATTCACCCGCTGACCATTCTCTCCACGCTGCCGTCGGCCGGGGTCGGCGCCTTGCTGTCGATCTATGTGCTGGGCAGCCAGTTCAGCCTGATCTCGCTGCTGGGGCTGTTCCTGCTGATCGGCGTGGTAAAGAAAAACGCCATCCTGATGATCGACCTGGCGTTGCAGCTGGAACGCCATCAGGGCCTGAGCCCGCTGGACTCGATCCGCAGCGCCTGCCTGCTGCGCCTGCGGCCGATCCTGATGACCACCCTGGCGGCGATCCTCGGCGCCTTGCCGTTGCTGCTGAGCAGCGCCGAAGGCGCGGAAATGCGTCAGCCCCTGGGCCTGACCATCATTGGCGGCCTGGTCTTCAGCCAGATCCTGACCCTCTACACCACCCCGGTGGTCTACCTCTATCTCGATCGCCTGCGCCATAAGTTCAACCACTGGCGTGGGGTTCGTACCGATGCCGCTCTGGAAACGCCGCTATGACTGACTGTTCGCCACGCAACCTTCCTCAGCGCCTGGCCCTGGCCCGCGGTTCGCGGCTGTTGAGCCTGAGCTTGTGCCTGGCGCTGCTCAGCGCCTGCGCCATCGGCCCGGACTATCAGCGCCCGACCGTCGCCGAGCCTGCGCAATACAAGGAGGCGGCGGGCTGGCGCCAGGCCAGCCCCAGCGATGCCCTGGCCCGTGGCGCCTGGTGGGAGCTGTACGGCGACCAACAGCTCAACGGCCTGATCGACAAGCTCAACAGCGCCAACCAGACCGTGGCGCAGTCCGAGGCCCAGTACCGCCAGGCCCAGGCCCTGGTGCGCAGCGCCCGTGGCTCGCTGTTCCCCACGGTGGACCTGAGCGCCGGGAAAACCCGCGCCAGCCAGGGCACCGGCAGCAGCAGTTCGGCCCTGAGCAGTTCTTCCAGCGGCATTCGCGACACCTACAACACCCAGCTCGGGGTGAGCTGGGAGGCCGATGTCTGGGGTAAGCTGCGCCGTGGCCTGGAGGCCAACGAGGCCAGCGCCGAAGCCAGCTTCGCCGACCTTGCGGCAATGCGCCTGAGCCAGCAGTCGGAGCTGGTGCAGAACTACCTGCAACTGCGGGTCATCGACCAGCAGAAGCGCCTGCTCGAAGCCACGGTGGCGGCCTACCAGCGCTCGCTGACCATGACCGAGAACCAGTACCGCGCCGGGGTTTCCGGCAAGGACGCGGTGGCCCAGGCGCAAACCCAGCTGAAAACCACCCAGGCCGAGCTGATCGACCTGATCTGGCAGCGCGCCCAGTTGGAAAACGCTATCGCGGTGCTGATCGGCCTGCCGCCGGCCGAGTTCAGCCTGGCCGAGACCCAGGACATCCCGGCCTTGCCCCAGGTGCCCTTGAGCCTGCCGTCGCAGTTGCTGGAACGGCGCCCGGACATCGCCTCGGCCGAGCGTTCGGTGATCGCCGCCAACGCCAATATCGGCGTGGCCAAGGCTGCCTATTACCCGGACCTGACCCTGAGCCTGGCCGGCGGCTACAGCAGCAGTACCTACGCCGACTGGATCAGCCTGCCGAACCGCTTCTGGTCGGTGGGGCCGAAACTGGCCATGACCCTGTTCGATGGCGGCCAGCGTTCGGCGGAAGTCGACCGCACCGAGGCGGCTTACGACCAGACCGTGGCCAAGTACCGCCAGACCGTGCTCGACGGCTTCCGTGAGGTGGAGAACTACCTGGTGCAGCTCAAGGTCCTGGAAGACGAGGCGGCGGTGCGCCAGCAGGCCCTGGATGCGGCGCGCGAGTCGCTGCGCCTGACCGAGAACCAGTACAAGGCCGGGGTGATCGCCTACCTGGATGTGGTGGTGGTACAGGCCACGGCGTTGAGCAACGAACGCAGCGTGCTGACCCTGCTGCAAAGCCGGCTGGTCACCAGCGTGCAACTGATCGCCGCCCTCGGTGGGGGCTGGGACGGCCAGCTGCAGGCCAGCAAAGAGTAATAGGTTGAATCCGTGATTCGCCCGGACAACCGTGGCGCCCGGGTTTATGATCGCTGCGTCGAAATACCGGTCTGACTCCCTGTAGCCGCTGCCGAGCCCGCGAGGCTGCGAACGGTTTGGGCGGCACTCCGACGCAGCGACCCTAAGCCCTGGCCCCGCGGCCTGCCTGGATAAATGCGCGGCCTGGTTTCACGACCGCTACACGGTCGCGCGCAGGCTGCGCCAGCGGCTACATCGATAGCGGCGTGCCTGGCGTTGTCAGGAGTCGAGTCGCTGTAACCGATTTGTTTTATCAGCCGGCTACTTTCATCCGACTGATGGCTTTTTGCTTACTTTGTGAGTGTGTTTCTGTACGCAATCAGTACAATTGCGCCTTTTACCGCCGGGCATGGAAGCTTCCGGCTAACGCCACGAGACGTTCATGCTCACCGGTACCTACTCTCCCGCACTGGTTCTGATTTCCCTGTTTGTGGCGATTCTCGCCTCTTACACCGCGCTCGACCTGACCGGTCGCATCGCTACCACTCGGGGTCGAGCGGCTCTGTTGTGGATGGCCG
Protein-coding sequences here:
- a CDS encoding efflux RND transporter permease subunit gives rise to the protein MNLSGPFIRRPVATMLLSLAIMLLGGVSFGLLPVSPLPQMDFPVIVVQASLPGASPEVMASTVATPLERSFGAIAGVNTMSSRSSQGSTRVILQFDLDRDINGAAREVQAAINASRNLLPSGMRSMPTYKKVNPSQAPIMVLSLTSDVLEKGQLYDLASTILSQSLSQVSGVGEVQIGGSSLPAVRIELEPQLLNQYGVALDDVRKTIAEANVRRPKGSVENSEQMWQVQANDQLEKAKDYEPLIIHYKDGAALRLKDVAKVSDGVEDRYNSGFFNDDAAVLLVINRQAGANIIETVNEIKAQLPALQAVLPASVKLNLAMDRSPVIKATLHEAEMTLLIAVALVILVVYLFLGNLRASLIPTLAVPVSLVGTFAVMYLYGFSLNNLSLMALILATGLVVDDAIVVLENISRHIDEGIAPMKAAYLGAKEVGFTLLSMNVSLVAVFLSILFMGGIIESLFREFSITLAAAIVVSLVVSLTLTPMLCARWLKPHVPGQENGLQRWSQRTNDWMVAKYASSLDWVLRHKRLTLLSLFVTIGVNIALYVVVPKTFMPQQDTGQLIGFVRGDDGLSFTVMQPKMEIFRREVLKDPAVESVAGFIGGSNGTNNAFMLVRLKPIKERNISAQKVIERLRKEMPKVPGAQLMLMADQDLQFGGGREQTTSQYSYIIQSGDLGALREWYPKVVTALRALPELTAIDAREGRGAQQVTLVVDRDQAKRLGIDMNMVTAVLNNAYSQRQISTIYDSLNQYQVVMEVNPKYAQDPVTLNQVQVITADGARVPLSTIAHYENSLEDDRVSHEGQFASESISFDMAEGVTVEQGTAAIERAIAKVGMPEDVIVKMAGTADAFAATQKSQPFMILGALLAVYLVLGVLYESYIHPLTILSTLPSAGVGALLSIYVLGSQFSLISLLGLFLLIGVVKKNAILMIDLALQLERHQGLSPLDSIRSACLLRLRPILMTTLAAILGALPLLLSSAEGAEMRQPLGLTIIGGLVFSQILTLYTTPVVYLYLDRLRHKFNHWRGVRTDAALETPL
- a CDS encoding efflux transporter outer membrane subunit gives rise to the protein MTDCSPRNLPQRLALARGSRLLSLSLCLALLSACAIGPDYQRPTVAEPAQYKEAAGWRQASPSDALARGAWWELYGDQQLNGLIDKLNSANQTVAQSEAQYRQAQALVRSARGSLFPTVDLSAGKTRASQGTGSSSSALSSSSSGIRDTYNTQLGVSWEADVWGKLRRGLEANEASAEASFADLAAMRLSQQSELVQNYLQLRVIDQQKRLLEATVAAYQRSLTMTENQYRAGVSGKDAVAQAQTQLKTTQAELIDLIWQRAQLENAIAVLIGLPPAEFSLAETQDIPALPQVPLSLPSQLLERRPDIASAERSVIAANANIGVAKAAYYPDLTLSLAGGYSSSTYADWISLPNRFWSVGPKLAMTLFDGGQRSAEVDRTEAAYDQTVAKYRQTVLDGFREVENYLVQLKVLEDEAAVRQQALDAARESLRLTENQYKAGVIAYLDVVVVQATALSNERSVLTLLQSRLVTSVQLIAALGGGWDGQLQASKE